tttttaaatgcaTATGCTCAAATTTACCAACTTGAAAACTCATAAATGCACAACAGCTAAAAAATACCACCACACACACACTTCAAGAAAAAGCAACCACACATTCCAGCGATTAAAACAACCAAACCAGACATGCATACTAGCCtaaacagccacatataacagCCTGAACAACCACACTCATAAAACCAACAGCCACATGTCAACCCAAACAACCATGTGTTAACCCAACCAGTCACATAGCGACCCAAACAGCCACATATTAACCCTGGACAGCCACACATTCCACTAGCTTGAACCACAAGTTATAACTTCAATCGCATCTACAATTTCAAGTTCAAAAACACCGTTACATAGATGTAATGCATTATCTACTCATCAGGttcaaaaactatatattagGACTATCTAAAATATAGTATTGTCATGTAAAAGATAATATAAATTACTACAAGTATGACCTCCTAAACCAAGGTAATGTATAGATAACTCACTTCCTCAGGCATTCATCATAAAATGCATAAACCTGAGTAATCTGCCAAAgggaaaaacaaagagataaaaaaaattcttagctCAAAGTATTACAGATATATTGCTTTTTTCTGAAATGAACATGTAGGtccaaagaaaatattcatacatACTAAACAAGATGGTAAATTATAGACTACTCCCCAATCTGTCCTCTTcccccccaccaaaaaaaaagccaaaattGAGAAGCTGAATAAGGTCTTCAAAATTGAGAGTTACAAGGACTGAAATTCTGAGGGACTAAATGTTTTCAAAATAGAGGCTGAATAAGGGAAGGAATATAGAAGACTGAACTCAAAACTGAGAGTTACAAGGACTGAAATTCTGCTGCTATAGTGCCTTGTAGTAATTCTAGTTCAATCCTTCAAGTATTTGTGGCTTGGAGTTTGATGGCTAGTAGCGAGAAGGGATGAGAATGACTTAGGTGTGCAGCAACTAACTTAGGTGTTTAGGTGCTAGAATATAATAAAACTGGAGGAACCAGAGAAAAGGAAATCTTCAACAATAGATTTGATAAagtacttatcaaaataaaCAGTCTAAGCTACAGTCTTGGTGTTATTTTAATAGAGTCTAAGTTAGTCTTCTATCCATCAAAATTCAATCTCCTGGAGCCATAATTCTAGACCCTAAGTTCACAGATTCTTCAAACCCAAAGCATAATCTGCAAAAACAGAGCATGTGTGTTTAAGATGGTATGGCCAATGGCCATATGTAACAGAGGTCTATGAATGTAATGGAGCAAGAGTGGTTATATAAAAGTGCAGGGAGCAAAcactacaaaaacaaaaagaataaaagaagatttttttggggggggggggggggggggggggggggggggggttgttgaGGGAAGTAGAAGTCATAGGCAAAGACATGATTATTAAGAGATAAAACCAAGAGAATGGCCTTACAAATTATgtattagtttttgttttaccTGTAATCACGTAAACCATACACAAGGATCATGTTCTTCTATTGCATGTTGTTGAGCAAAGCAAAGGTAAGAGTTATAATTAATCAATTCCAACACTTGTTTAAAACAGCTTTGGGTGAGAATTAATCTAGTCATAAATAAGATCCAAGTATCAAACAAAGGAATAGAATGTCATAGCATGTCCCAAAGAACAAGCACCCATGTGAGCAAGATACTTTATTCGAGAGAgaatatatattcaatatcCCTACCAATATGCAAAGCAatccattaattaatttttctttttgtagggaTAATACATATATTCAAAGATATGTAAGCATGTTCATATCACTCGGAAAAAAActgcaaggaaaaaaaactgctatgaGAATTAAGCCCTGAATTCATGTAGCAGTATACAAATAGCAACAagcaaaataattgaattaacATGAGAATCATGGTAAATGTTTCAGTATCATTCGAAAACGGGGGAAATTCATCACCAGCCTTAGGACAGTGGATTTCGAAAAAACCTTGATCAGAATTTAATTTAGAGAATCCATTTCTCAAAAGCACACTCAACACAAGTGAATCTCCACCATTGGTACCGAAGTAATTAAATCACCAAAACCCATTTCTATCAAGATTAGggctttttcttttctgtttcagTAGCCCTTATGGGTATATTTTCATACAATAAATTGAGAAATAATTACATATCTAAAACCAAGAtctgaaaaatagaataaaagagGGGGATTTAAAGTTTTGGGGGATACCTCGACGAGTTTATTTCCCTGCGTCTGAAATGACTGGGTTGGTTGTTTGGTGTCCGATGAATTAAAGACAACGAGAGAAGCTAATCCCTCATTACCATTCTCCATTTTAATCTGTGTATTGCTGTTGGGAGGAGAAGAAATAATTGGGAACAGAAAATAAGGGTTcgaaacaaagagagagagtgaaatagagagagatacaGAGAGGGGAAGGGAGGGAGGTCGTAGGAGGGAGGCCATCGAAGGGAGAGGTTACCAGGGAGGGTGGCGTGGTTGGTCGCCTTGTGCTGTGAAGAGAGACACTGATGGAGAATCTAAAAAGGGGAAAGTGGGTATCGGctggggaagaaagaaataagggGTAAATGTGGcgtttaatatttaaaactatttgTGGGGATTTATTTTTGCCGTAATATCTCATAATGTCTCGCCGCAACAACAAATAAGTAATATGCTTCGGCATATAATCTTGCTGATTTATTTGCAGCGACTTTAAGTCGCCGCAAAAGTTCATTTGTTTGCCGCAAAAATTACTTTTACCACAAATTCTTGCTCGTCGCATGTAATTTTGTGGaaaatgtcatattttttttccacgGACAGTTTTCGTGTCATAAGCTAAGTATTTTCCATGAATGTAGACTTTGGAAAAAAATCTCATGAGAAAAGcctatatttcttgtagtgagtctTGAACTATTCGAATgggttatgttttgtttgaatagATTGAAAGCAATATTCTCTAGCATATTTCCTCAAATGTATATGTTATTACTATAGTACAGCCTAGACGATTACGTTTGAATGGTTAGTAGTATAATATCACtactaaattatataatattatactatataatattatactatattagctatatagtatactatatagatataatatactactaatATTATACTACATAGGtataatatactaataatatactatataggtagatagttatatagttatatatatagtacctaTATAGGACATAATTATGTAGTacatagttatatagttatatatatagtagatagttatatattagtatatagtagtATGTTACatagtattatatagtagtttGGGCACCAATTCAGAGAAGGGAATTAGGTTGCGGATTTTTTGGCTCGGCAAGGAGAGAGAGGCAGCACGTGAAGATattttgaaggggatgcaatACCCAGTAAGATAAGAGGACTAATGCAGATGGATAAATTTCAAATCCCAAACCTTTGAATGTAATTTTGTCGAGGCTTGGAAGTGTGTTCGTGTTCTggtttttttcttgattaattttttttttttttttgatgcgTTTGATTGGAAGGTCTGATATAGATTTTTTGTATAGGAATATTTATTTGGTTTTGGAAAGGTTTTTTTAACAATGTATTcatccgccataagtgaggtttcttaataaaaatggGAGGATGTCACTTGTGGACATGTGATCTCgtctatttcttaaaaaaaaaaaaagttatatagtAGATAGTAGTATATGGTAGATAGTTATATAGTATTTAGCTAGTTATGTACTATGTAACTATActagttttatatataactaGTATAATATAGTAGTTGTAGTATAGTATAGTAGTATACTAgtgttatatatttattatataaccagtatagtattatatattatattatattatattataatatagggcaatagtatatatatactatggaattatatagttaattatactatatatatagtggttATTCTACATCAAACAATATTATAATGaaaatcttatattatattatagtatattgtaAGTTATATTAAATGCAATTAAAGTATCTATTGTTCGAACATTGTATACCGTTGTTCAAATGGTCATTGAGAAATGAATCATCATATTTTATTCTAGAAGGTTCATTAATTCGAGCAGGGACATTTCCATTCGAATATATAAAGTGGATATTACAACAAGAATTTACTATTCGaaacattaattttaattacatAGAACGTTCAAACAAGAAATTAGGCATTCGAACGGGATTGCTTGAGGCATAAAACCCAATTGGAATTTTGAATGTCTCACAAATACACAACCGCATTTTGAAGAACTGCTTTGTCGTTCGCCATCACTGGTCACCAAACTCAACTGTATTTCGATGCATTCACTGCCATCTAAGAGGTATGGGCCTTCacactaatttattatatgattGAATGTTGCAAAAATGGGTTGAAATGGGGGTCATATTTCAAATCCAATCCAACCCCTTTTTGGTGTTTTCAGGCCGTCATACATGGTGTTTTGCCATAGAAACAATGGAGTGAAATCTGCACTTCACTCCATGTAAGTTTTTGTGCTTGAAAATAATGATTGTTCTAGTCAACTCACCCACAATTGGTACTGAGTCGACTCACCCATGGATCTTCATGGTTGAGCTTGTTCGAATGGCATCGAATCTATTTGAACGAGAATTTGCCAAAGAGCCATTTGTAAGTTCACAGGTGAATTAACACGTTCAAATGACTTTCGATTTGTTCAAATGAGAATTTCCCAAACAACCATTTGTACATTTGAACATGAACTAACATGTTCAAATATAGCTAACTGAGTTGACTAGCAGTTCAAATAAGTTGTGAGCCCTGTTCGCATGGAATATTGTCACTGCTCGATGTCCATATGATTATGTTgtttgaactatatatttattcattcaaaTGTGTATAGTCCATTTGAACAGTGACTCTATTTTGTTCAAATGGATAGAAATCGCTTGAACAGTGATCCATACTGTTCAAATAGTATTATTTGTAGTTAAATTAGTCTACCAACTTGTTCGAACAATGgtcagaaaaaatataattacaacttgttgttttatttatattcattttgttTTCTGCCATGAACAGTGAATTAATGACCAATGTTAGAAGAAAACATGAAAGAGAGGACCAAACTAGAGGTGAAGCTAGAGATCATCTAATGAGGCCGATCTTGGTTGAGCGGGAGATCGTTATAGAAGACTTTCGCTATTTTGTCTGGGATGCAAGGAGCATCGCACACTTTTGATTCAATTAATAGAAAGGATCATGGAGAGGATCACTATGCCCATCATGGTTCTACTGCAAGAGATTGAAAGACACATTACTTCGATCTAGGAGGACCTGGATAGTCTTACACAATGGCTTTATTTAGATctgtctttttgttttgtatCGAACGTTGTCGCTTTATTACTATAtcgtttttatttgttaaatataGCTAGCTTGTTTCTTATAAAAACTCAGTTTCTTATTTTAGTTACCATTGGacattataaaaaatgacattccctaaaagaaaatatttttttaattgcaaattcttatttaccataacaaaattcattaattaatttttaaattaattatataacattTCTAGGatgatatatatcatatattttaatttaccataaataataattaatccaTATAGGTAGGCTTGTCATCTTTAGaaaatgttaattaatatacgcaaataatatttatttcgataaataattgaatgtcttccaaaaaatttatgtaattaaatttatttcaattgtcTAGGCATCCGTTCGAACTCCACAAAATTCAAACTCCACTTTTGTCTATTCAAACGGCTTGTAAATATGTTCGAATTGAAAATTACCATTCAAACAATATAATAACTATCCCtaccatatttatatataaattcccacaaaaaaaaaaaaaaaaactgtttgaaTTATTAAATACGATGTTCAAATGATTTTTGACTTCCCCCCGCCACAATTGTGTGCTTTCCTACCATGACTATTATTCTAAGAGTTAATTCCACATTTGAACGTAAATTACAATACTGTTTGAACGGATTTTAGTGAGTTTGAACAGGTTTCTTTCTTGAGACGAATGATTTCATCCCAGAAATTCTAGTTTGAACAAGATTTTTCATTGTTcgaatgcaaaaaataaaaaataaaaaaaataaaaaaattgcttccatatttttggatgaaaaataaatttcatcccaaataattacttttagggacaaaatttaCTTCATcccaaacaaatttcatcccaaatatTTACTTTTAGGGAAAAAACTTATTTTGTCCCTAAAAATCAATTTCTTGTATTGAGTGGCTACTGACAAGCTAATCTTGTGCAATTCGAAAAAGGGTGGATATAATGTATTACTTTGTCGACCAGATGAGCAAAATGGTTAAGGAAGGGAAAACATCCCGTGAAGGGAAAGAGAATGAACATTGGAAGCAGCTGTGGAAAGTAGAGGTACCAGCAAAATTTAAATAGTTCTTATCAAAAGCAATCAATAACATATTATCAAAAAGAGTGAATCTGTTCAAAAGGAAGATGGTACGTAGATAATATGCTATGTCCTATCATCAAAGAGAGGAGAATTTTGTTGTCCATGTCTTGTGGAGTTTTCCAGCAACCACAAATGTGTTGGCAGAAGATGCCAGCCTTATTAGGAAATGTCAGAGTAGTGGAGAGGACCTTTTACAACTATGGTTTGAGATCTATAGAAGATTAACTGATGGAAAGTTATAAGAGGTATATGTTATTATGGTTTGAGTAGGCAGAATGCATAcattttttagaattaatttACTAGCCAAGGATTAATCTTGAAGGCTGCATTTGATGGACTTGAAGAGTTTAATCAAGCACAAAGGAAACAATGCAAATAGAAGGGGGAAGAAACAGGAAGGGGAGGACAGTACTGGAGAAAGCTTGAGGGGTATTCTTGCAAACCTAAGTTCGATGTAGCCtttgatattaataaaaaaaaaaaaaatgggaatgGGTATCATTATAAGAGACAATATTGGAGAAGGGTcggcctttttcttttccccaaGAAGTAGTGTAAACTCAGCTTTCTTAGGTGAGTTATATGCTATAAAAAGATCAATGAACCTTTGCAGTGAATTGGGGATCAAGTAGGTAATCTTCAAGGGTGatgcaaaaataattttagatgcaGTGCAATCAAAAGAACAGGATGATTCCTGAATAGGTCAAGTTGTAGGAGACATGAAGCAAGCTCTTTCTACACAACCACATTGGTCTACATCCTTTATTCATAGTGAAGGAAATGAAGTTGCCTATAAGTTAGCCAAAATGACACTTCAAGTAGAAAGGACCTCTTGAAATCAATAACCTTGTACTGAATGACATATTATGTAATGGTTAATTTTATGGAA
This sequence is a window from Carya illinoinensis cultivar Pawnee chromosome 9, C.illinoinensisPawnee_v1, whole genome shotgun sequence. Protein-coding genes within it:
- the LOC122277730 gene encoding uncharacterized protein LOC122277730; the encoded protein is MASLLRPPSLPLSVSLSISLSLFVSNPYFLFPIISSPPNSNTQIKMENGNEGLASLVVFNSSDTKQPTQSFQTQGNKLVEITQVYAFYDECLRKLCFEDH